The region ACTCTGGAATCCTTCCCTTAAATTGTGACTATATTTGATACAGACAGTGACATAAGTTAATGAGTTCAAAGTTCTTCAGCTGTGTATATGGTATTTGACTTGTCAGCTAGTGTTTCTTTTTGAGTCAGAGCTTAGCTGCACTGAAAAACCTTTATTGATcttcattataaaatatttgtcatttgctaagggcttgtctacagttaaaatgctacagtgcaTGGCTGCATTACTGCAGTGCTTCTGTGTAGATAGGACCTCCTCCCCTTGGCAGGTGGGAGGTGGGAagtaatccaccttcccaagaaatggtagctaggttgatggaagaattcggTCTGAGTAAACCCCCAAAGTGTCACAGTGCCCAAGGAACACTTCTCAGTGTCCAAAACAATCCTCCAAAAATTAGAAAGACAAAATCTGAGATTCATGATACtgtaatgttaaaaataaaaaataaaagcagaaaaggAAGTTCCTAGAAGAAACCTTGaaacaaaacaagacacaaaCTCATTTCTCCCCTTTTTCCTAGGTTACTTTCAAGGGCTGAATCTGCAAACACTTTACTATTGCACTAAGTAGTCCTGTTTTCtgcaatgggactgctcatgatAGTAAGAACTATGCGTGGTAGTAAGCAATTGCAGGGTTGGATCTTAAAGGAACCCTCATGGTAAGACTGTGAAGACAGTTGAATAAAAGTGGTAAAGGTTGAAAACCTTTAAAAGGCCTTTTGTGGTAATTGGTATTTTCCTGTGTAGCAGCTGATTTTGTCATTGTCCAAACAGGTTTGTTCATTGTTCTTATTTTAAACAGTGTAAAGAAGGGAACTGGATAGAACACAAATTATGAAGGTGTTAGTCATTGGACTTGGAGGGTAAGTGCAAACAAGTTCAGTCTCTGTTAAAACGAAAATGTAAGATTGCCTCAAACTCCATATTGTGATCTAACAATCCCTGAGTGTGAATatagctgtctttttttttttttttttttttaagtaattaaaAACTTAAGTTTAATATTGTATTGTCAATTGTATTTAATTCAGGGGCGTAGCCACAGATGGACTTGGATGGGCCGTaagcatccaggcccacccaaatctgagcagGGGTATAGTGCTGCCACAGTACCCCGGAGCATCACTCTGGCACCTGAAATCCAGGACGGAGCTATGCGCCCACCCTTCAGAGCTCCCATAGCTCTGCCTTGCCATTTTCTGAGCTGCCCCATGCGTGTGCCCAGCTTGGCAGGTGAAGTCTTGTGTCTGGGGGTACCAGGGCTAGGAAGAGGGTGTGGCATTGGAGGAGAAGCTGAGCTAGCACAGTCTGTCATTTCCCATCCACCTGAAAGTCAGGGCCCACACAAATTTCCACTCCTAGCTATGCCACTGGTTTAATTTTTTGATAACTTTTTCCACCCTCCACCATAGATTGACCCTTTCAGACATCAACTCTAGTCTTCCTCTTTTCCATTGTCATATAAGCTGACTAAAATGAGTTAAAAGATagtatcataggactggaagggacctcgagggcatctagttcagtcccctgtactcatggcaggactaagtattttccAAACAAATATTAGGAAACTGCAAACAGTACTTAATATTCTGAATAAAATTAACTTTTTGTAATTGCCTTTTTGCTAACGCAAATTGCACTCCTATGTTGTTCATTATTTTTGACCTGACACATTGTTTATTCCATTTTCAAAGTCAGTGTGACAAATGGGGGGAAAACAACACTGGCAAAACGACTTAGGAAACAGCTTCCAAACTGCAGTATACTCTCTCAAGATGACTTCTTTAAGGTAACTGAGTTGATGGAACGACTTCATACATAAAAGTAGACTTTAAATGTAGTTCCTGCAAGACTATATTATTTTTTCTTGATCTACCAGTATGTGACAATTTAAAATGAATCCTGTTCATAGAGTCAATATAAACTGTTATCTGGAAGAGAGGGAAATACAATTAAGAATGCTATAATAATGTTAAAGCTTTCAGTTGCCAAAAAAGATTAGGAACATGAACAACAGAATAATCATCGCGCTGCATCCTCTGATATTGTATTTAAAGGTTAGTAGAGAAACAGATGCATTTCAGGGAATGCTTCATGCTACTGCAATTCATATTATTTttgcagtttatttttaaatctagataGAAAACAACAAATAGgaacaaaaaattaaatattgttgcttgtttttttcctatcttaaaaaaatgcaaaagcaTAACTGTTTCTGTATCTATGAGAGTGAGAAGGGCCTGTTCTTGTTCCTGATGTGGTTATTGTTCTCGAGTGAACCTGTAGTTTATTCAGAAGTTAATATTAAAATCCAGAGATGCTTGTGTTTATATAATATGTAATATATTATCAATATCAATTTCAGTAGATTAGTAAATAATTTTACCTGGATGGTACTATTTcggggggatgagggggggaaaaatatattttatttgaaaagtaaTTTGGGGGGACCGTAGTGATACATCAAGATTAAGTTGGGGCGGGCGGGGGCAACACTCCTGCTATGTTGCAATCCACTGTTTATGAAAAACACTGTGGATATTCTACCACTGTCTTCCCCTACTCTACATGCTTCTTTGCCTTCCTGTTTCTCCCCCTGCCCATGTTACATTTTCTGCTTCATATCCTggcaacctaaaccttccccctACGCCATTCACACTGGCCTTCCAACCTTCTACCCATCCCCACCATGAATACTACACAAGTGAATTCAGAGTAATAGGGTTACTATTGCCATTTGACCTGATAActgcctatttttttttctctctagccAGAATGTGAAGTAGAGATAGATGAACATGGATTTAAGCAATATGATGGTTAGTAAATTGGGTATATTGCTTGTGAACATTGTATATTGAAATGTCAGCTGTAATTTATTAACCTTAGCTTCTGTTTCTTTTGGATCAATGCAGTCATCAATGGGGAcagtgttttgcttttttttttttttttttttaatggttagtGGGgtgtgtctggcaaaaaaaaataaagcaaacgtAATTCGATAGAGGATTTTTTCAGGATGTTGGTTTAACAGagtcagttttttttaaagttcatcaTCATTATACTGGACAGTTtaatataagtttcagagtaacagccgtgttagtctgtatccgcaaaaagaagaacaggagtacttgtggcaccttagagactaacaaatttattagagcataagctttcgtggactacagcccacttcttcggatgcatatgttccattctatatgcatccgaagaagtgggctgtagtccacgaaagcttatgctctaataaatttgttagtctctaaggtgccacaagtactcctgttcttctttttttagtttaATATAACATACCTTTATTTGACTATTACACAATACCATTACTATGGAATAGCAATAATATTTTAACTTCCTGCATTTATCACTGACTTTTTATATCTGTCTGTTTTGCAAATTAGCTAGCCCTTTCTGTTTCTCCAGAAACAGCTCTCACTTAGCGGAGGATATTATGAGCATTTCTTCTGGTGACAGCATGTATCTAAAGTTCTGAGGAGGTTGGTCTCCAGACTGCTTCATCCAGTGCTTTCCTTTTCTAGAGTCTAGTTAAACAAACTGTCTGTCTGCAACAGACTTTATTCTCTCTATTCTTGGTTTTCTAAATTGTGGGGCATGACGCAGCCAACTGTCTGTTGCTTATAGTGAAACCTTGTCAATTTATTAACCTGTCAATATTAAGATTCTTCTGAACAGCATTAGTAATTGTGATTTCAAACCTAATGCCAATTATACCATTTTACAGtgttaaatgtttatttttgtttggtcaTTTAGGGCCATATTCTGGCACTCTTACTGATTTTGGGTAGCCTCTTGCTTCACAAGTAGCCCCACTAACTTAATAGGGCTACTTGTGGAGTATGTTGTCAACAtgagtatcagaatctggcccataacgAGCAATATTCACCTTAAAACCAAATAATTAAACTATAGATATTAATATCTTATTCTTGTTTGACAGTAACTTAGAGAAAACTGCATTCCagaggtgaaattctgaccccctTGAAGTGATTGGTAGTTATATTTCAATTCCAGGCCAGTAAAATGAAATCAGATGTAATACAGAAAGTTATCTATTAGCAAATagtgaaatttaatttaaatagttgTCCCTTTTTCTCCCTTTGTAGAGTTGCACCTCATGACATGTCCTGGGAGGTTCTGAGCACTTCCTGTAACATCCTCAACTCCTGATGTGAAGTCACTGAGAATCAAGGCTGCTTAGCACCTCCCAGAATCAGATCCTAAATCAAGCAAGATCAGATCCAAGTTTCAACCTTTTTCTCATGCAAGAAGTCTCATTGAGTTCAGGACTGTACTACAGACCAAATGTGTTGCAAATTATAACTAAAAATGAGTCCAAATTGCAATTTGAGATATGGATCTAAACTTTAAATTCTAGGCTAGCCATCAGGCCATCTCTAATTATAAACCTCCAGTTTAATATCCTGCAGCTGATCTAAGATTTCCTTTAATACCTGGCTATTTATAACATTAGCCTAAACCTTTAATTTTGTGTTTACTACCAACATTCATCAGCTATGTAACTTTCAGTTCAACTTTTGAACTTCACTCAGTTTGGACAATGAAACTAGATGAATCAGCTGGACATTCTGGTTCACATGCCCAAATTCAGTGCTGTTGTTTTAGGTTCCAGCAGTAAATGggaatgttaacatttaaatttccatttcttttaaattaacCCTGCTTCTTTTACTTAACACCTACATTTAGATCTTAAACTATTTGACAGGGTTTCTACTTAACTCAGaaataatgcaaaaattaaaagccaaaacaaaaacatgttaaCTTAACCTTTTATGTCTTTTCTAGTACTTGATGCCCTTTATATGGAGGAAATGGTGACAAGCATACACTTATGGATGAAAAACCCAACAGGCTCTTCTGTCTCAACAGCAGAATCAAAGAGTACACCTGTCAATCTGAAAAGTACAGAAGAAGTTCATATTTTAATAGCTGAAGGTTTTCTTCTGTATAACTATGAGTAAGCAACACTACCTtacaaataactttaaaatgtcaCGTTAATATAAACTGTGAATGGGGGCGTGAATAAGGAAACAAAATGACTAAACATGCTGTCATCTTAGGCCTCTTAATGAAGTATGGGATAGAAGATATTTTCTGACCATTCCATATGAAGAATGCAAGAGGAGACGGAggtaatgttttaaaattattgctCACTGCAGATCACCATGCCCTAGTACCCGTACGACAGAAAGGTTCCTGTATGTCAATGTGTTCTCACACATCTACCAACTGTAACAACTCAGAGCAGAGTCTGCTGACTCTCCTCAGTCCCTTCTTGTGATCTTGCTATTGCTGAGGTAGTGAGCTTCGCCTTGTTACTATTCCATCCCTGAGGGTAGAGCCTTTGTGGTTCCCAGGGATGTTCAAACAGCATCTGTAACCCTCAAATGTATAGATCCATCCCTTGTTTATTATTCATATTGTAGTTGTGCATGGGGACACCAATCACTGTTCAGACTGCCAATGTACAGACACAAAGAAAAAAGCTCCTTGTCCAAGGAACTTAAAATATAGGTTAATTACAGTACAGTTGCACTTAAGCATTGTTTAAGAGGGGACAGAAACAGTGTTTACTCTTGCAGCTACAAGAAGCTGTGCCACCACAATGCTGTTCAGTGGCAGAGTTGACATGCATTTACATTGCGTATTATTTGAGTTAGATATTGGCCCCTTTCTGCCTTCAGTTACTGTTGCAAATCTGGTGTTGATGACTTTATTCTAGAATGACACAAATGTAGCTAAGGTCAGAATCTGGTTCACTGATTACAGAATTCCCATATTCATAATGGCCTAtgttttgaaaagtgactagTAGATTTTTGGTGCCTTTCTTTCTAGGAGCCCAGTTTAAGAGACCTTAAAGGAGTTAAATCATCAAAAGGTGGATattcagtgcttctgaaaatcagaccctctaAGGCAGttgttctcaatcaggggtacgcagaggtcttccaggaggtacatcacctcatctagagatttgcctagttgtataacagactacataaaaaacactagcgaagtcagtacaaactaaaatttcatacagacaatgacttgtttataccgctctgtatactatacactgaaatgtaagtacaatatttatattccaattgatgaaTTTTATAACCGTTAAaaagagaaagtaagcaatttttcagtcatagtgtgctgtgacacttttttttattgttttatgtctgattttgtaagcaagtccaAGTTgtctttaagtgaggtgaaatttggggtacgcaagacaaatcagattcctgagaggggcatagtagtctggaaaggttgagagccagtgCTCTAAGGTATTGCAAGTTGAGCAACCAAAATCGCTAGTCACTTCTCAGAATTTAGACCAATGTGAAAAATATTATCTGTGATAGCAATGTATTTTGGCTATTCTTATGTGACTTACTTATGCAATGAATTTTAATTATGATGCAACATCGTTTCAATAAGAATCTGCTCTTATCCAGTTTGTAGTTGAAATGATAGGCAGAAATAGGTGATTTGATGGAGGTCACGTGGGCAATATGCTAAATCCTGTTATAACTAAGGAGTCTCCTGTGCTGTGACCAGCAGATGGCCTCCCTCTCTTGCTATTTTGGATAGATATTCTTATTAAATAAACAATGAAGAGTATATGAGTGCacaccaggaaaaaaaatgtaaaacttgcaCAGGAAAGCAAATCTGTTTTTCTGTAGTACCAGAGTTTATCAACCGGCAGATCCACCAGGATACTTCGATGGACACGTATGGCCTATGTATCTGAAACATAAAAGGgaaatggaagaaaataaaaataatatcggTATGGTATACATaatctttaaatatataaaaattattaaaagtagTGATTTTTGCAAATCACTCtatttttccagaatttttttgGCATTTATGCAGCGGTGTTAAATGCATTTATTGTCTGCTCATAGATAAGTGATCTTCATGCAAGAAAATCTTGTAGAGATTACCCACCTTTGTGAGTTATAGgaataaacaaaaatgtattaGTCACCTTCACTAGTGATTCCTAAACTCCATGTGACAAaccagtttttgtgtgtgtgtgtgtgtgtgtgtgtgtggttaactAGAAAAATTCTGGGGAGTTGTATAGCTCATTGGGTTGATGCATTAGAATGTGGCTTACAATCCTGATTTAGATCTTAGATGGAATAAGTTTAATAGATTCTTCCAAGTTGTACACATTGCTAAGGCACTACACAGTCTGACATGAGACATGTCAGGATTTTGGGTGCTTTGGTGGAGCTATGTAGGGAAGTTTGCATAATGCCAAACTAATAATGCtgttagagcctgatcctgcaacatgaAGAGCACTTCCTGCAAGGCGATGGGCATTGAGCACCTTCAGCTTGTTTTGAATGGCAGTTAGACATGCTCAACACTGTTCATGATCAGGTGTtaaattcttttcttttattgATCAATATCATACTAAAGATTTATATTTATCgaaaaggttaatggtgaaattcac is a window of Malaclemys terrapin pileata isolate rMalTer1 chromosome 6, rMalTer1.hap1, whole genome shotgun sequence DNA encoding:
- the NMRK1 gene encoding nicotinamide riboside kinase 1 isoform X1, producing MKVLVIGLGGVTNGGKTTLAKRLRKQLPNCSILSQDDFFKPECEVEIDEHGFKQYDVLDALYMEEMVTSIHLWMKNPTGSSVSTAESKSTPVNLKSTEEVHILIAEGFLLYNYEPLNEVWDRRYFLTIPYEECKRRRSTRVYQPADPPGYFDGHVWPMYLKHKREMEENKNNIVYLDGTKSEEDLFSYVYNDIVRELETWKK
- the NMRK1 gene encoding nicotinamide riboside kinase 1 isoform X2; this encodes MKVLVIGLGGVTNGGKTTLAKRLRKQLPNCSILSQDDFFKPECEVEIDEHGFKQYDVLDALYMEEMVTSIHLWMKNPTGSSVSTAESKSTPVNLKSTEEVHILIAEGFLLYNYEPLNEVWDRRYFLTIPYEECKRRRSTRVYQPADPPGYFDGHVWPMYLKHKREMEENKNNIGRLTSPLCS